TGTCTGTATGCGGAACGTGCACTCTCGTCCTGCCCGCTTGCAGGAAAACGTGTTCTCATCACGAGTGGTTCCTGCCGCGAGGAGGTTGATGATGTGAGAATTCTGACGACCCGGTCGTCAGGGACGATGGGACGCGCCCTTGCACTTGAAGCGTTCCGGCTTGGTGCCGAGGTGGCGGTTGTTGCAAACACCGCGGTCCACGGCGTGGTCCCGAATGTCAAAAACATCTGCATCACCAGCGCTTGCGATATGCATGAGGCGGTGCTCCGCGAGGTTGCCGAGCACAAGCCGGATATCTATATCAGTGCTGCGGCAATCTCAGATTTCTCGCCGGTCCGCACCGCGGGGAAAATTCCAAGCGGTGAAGCATGCGATCTCAGGCTCACACCGCAGCCGAAACTGATCTCCAAACTCTATCATCAGGGAATCAAAGTTGTCGGGTTCAAGCTTGGCGAAAACGCGGTTACCGAGGCAGAGAAACTTCTCGAACAAGAGGATGTTGTTCTTGTTGCGGCAAACAAGCCTGTCGTGATGGGGTCCCTGTCGGGAGAGTATCTGCTGATGAAGAAACATGCGAGCCGGACGGTCTCCGGCAGTAAAGCAGAAATTGCTCAGGAATTATGGAAGGAACTGCTGTAGCTTTTGCGCCGGGCCATATCTCGGGATACTTCAAACGCATCGACGGTGACTCGCCGAAGACCACCGGCAGCTGCGGCGCA
Above is a genomic segment from Methanorbis furvi containing:
- the coaBC gene encoding bifunctional phosphopantothenoylcysteine decarboxylase/phosphopantothenate--cysteine ligase CoaBC, giving the protein MNRTLEHKRIVLAVTGSIAAVETVKLTHELRRRGAEVIGILSPAACGIIHPDALTYACARPALTKITGMVEHVLYCGEGGEADLLLIAPATANTIGKIACGIDDTIVTTFATTAIGRGMPVVVVPAMHESMYRHPAVVKNIETLRSMQIEVVPPRMEEEKAKIAGIEEICLYAERALSSCPLAGKRVLITSGSCREEVDDVRILTTRSSGTMGRALALEAFRLGAEVAVVANTAVHGVVPNVKNICITSACDMHEAVLREVAEHKPDIYISAAAISDFSPVRTAGKIPSGEACDLRLTPQPKLISKLYHQGIKVVGFKLGENAVTEAEKLLEQEDVVLVAANKPVVMGSLSGEYLLMKKHASRTVSGSKAEIAQELWKELL